The Neurospora crassa OR74A linkage group V, whole genome shotgun sequence sequence GTCCCTCTCCGTCGACATCCCCAAGGGTCGccctctctccatctcccagATCAAGGCTCCCAAGCCCATGTCTCCCCACGCCACCCGCCACATCCTCGATGCCGACTACAACATCGACGAGCTTTCCACCCGCTTCGCCTCTGCCGGCATCTACGACGAGTACGATGAGGACGTCATCACCGACTTCGACATGCGCTCCTCCCCCGTCTCCTCCACCGGCTCTTCCGTCAGCTACCGCTCCGACAGCTCCAGCCCCagctcctccctctccggCTACTCCACTCCGGCTTCGGACTGCTCCAGCTGCATCTGCGAGCGCTACGGCATCACCCGCAAGGGCGAGCGTGTCCGTCTCGACTGCGGTGGCTCCCGCTGCGGCTATGAGGACTCCTGCTCCTCTGAGGATGAGGACAGCTACGTTGAGCGCAGCTCTCGCCGCAACGGCATCGTCGTCCGTGCTTAAGTGGCTTCGCCCCTGCCTCGGGTGAGGAATTCAAAGAAGACTCCATCCTCCACGACTTTTGGAAGGGAACTCAAGTAGGAACGTTTGTGTGTTGTGTGCAGCCCGGCCTTGTTAGTGCCATTAATTTGCCACCCACCGTCCCATACTCCCAATCCGGTCAACCAAGAAGACATATCGACGTTCCAGTCTCGATTCCAGCACTCCGATGTTTGCGCCTAGTTCGCCATCCCGTCGCTCGGAATTCGATGAGAGATAAACACGGTCCGATCACGCTCACTTTCAGTTGTTGAATAGCGACTGCAGCGAGAAAAAGTGTCAGGCGACTCAGCTCTCCAAGTGACTGAAGTATGTTGAAGTCAAGGTTTCTGTCCCCTTGCGCGCAAGCCCAACCGGCTGGTCCCTCGGGTTCGCGTCGAGGCACAGACCTCATTCAGCATTACAATTTGTCGCTTACTCGACACTTTTTCTTCTGCCCATCTGCTTTCCCACTATTGTGGTTAATGCTGCGGCCCCTCACTCCACGCATGCTTGCTTGCAAGTTTGTGTGTTCCTGTGAAGTCGATAAAGAAAACTTTTTCTTGAGATGTATTTTGCGTGTTTTACCAACACCAAACTTTATTCGTCAAGCCTCGGAGTACTTGGCCCCACTGGTTGGTGGTTCAAGTCCAGCTTCGGGATATAATATTTCACCTTTGTCAATGATGGCACTTTTCCTGGTTTCTTCGGAGGAGCAAAGCCTACTTATTTCTGTCAATCTTGTGGCACTTGAACTGGATGGTTTTGGGAAGGTTCAAGACTGGCTACTCAACTTTATGTATGACTTATGAAGATTATGAAAACTCACaaaaaaaggaggaactGGTATTGGAAATCGTGGAGGAAGAAAACTGGCAGATAAGTTGAATAGCATAATTTGCTGCAGATGCCGGATTAGGGTAGATACCGCTATGAAATCTATGCCTCGGGAACCGATGACTATAACTTTGCTCGCTGTCGTGCTGCTTAATTTGACTTTGTGACGCTTTCCTAAGGAACATCGAAACTTCTCAATCACCTCCTCA is a genomic window containing:
- a CDS encoding GTP-binding protein EsdC — encoded protein: MSAIQLSFSLRVSSGVKTVHLLGSWDNYAGQLPLSKDKTSSKSGSWKGTFRFQPALVQPGQRYWYYYIIDGYHVSHNPSEEFTVEPTTGRSLNILDVPKSSSSPSSSSSSKSSSRHSRDSVKSSMRESLSVDIPKGRPLSISQIKAPKPMSPHATRHILDADYNIDELSTRFASAGIYDEYDEDVITDFDMRSSPVSSTGSSVSYRSDSSSPSSSLSGYSTPASDCSSCICERYGITRKGERVRLDCGGSRCGYEDSCSSEDEDSYVERSSRRNGIVVRA